The proteins below are encoded in one region of Megalops cyprinoides isolate fMegCyp1 chromosome 14, fMegCyp1.pri, whole genome shotgun sequence:
- the ppig gene encoding peptidyl-prolyl cis-trans isomerase G isoform X2 — MGVKAQRPRCFFDIGISNVFVGRVVVELFSDVCPKTCENFRCLCTGEKGVGKGTQKPLHYKGCLFHRIVKDFMIQGGDFSEGNGRGGESIYGGFFEDESFSVKHNKEYLLSMANRGKDTNGSQFFITTKPTPHLDGVHVVFGQVISGQEVIKTIESQKTDASSRPYAEVKVLNCGELIPKSKAKKQEKKRRKSSSSSSSEDSSDSDSSADSSSDSEGESEKESKKRKKKHKKESKKKKKERKQKKKDKKGSEEDSEEEKGEAEPVSTVRPEEIPPIPENRFLMRRSPQLQQKEEVMGKEKEKKKEKPRESTMFNSQQSSYQRRLLVTRSGRKIKGRGPRRYRTPSRSRSRSRDRFRRSETPPHWRQEMQRAQRMRAPSGERWIKGDKSDQMEGKNETAKPPVRGRERKTSENKQEAPDSPGRNREKEKKGRSHRSKSKEKDGQKTADKEEKHDKHKAKKKAKSRSRSRSKEKSGKSRSRERDGKHGKAEERRARSRSKDRNHTKGKEKAAESAAKERENSKSKERTKQAEAEGKEKDKEKEKDKDKDKDKDKDKDKDKEKEKEKDKDKEKEKEKDREERKGRNGEKPRAKSRSKERHRRSRSRSRERGRRASSRDRDRDRDRDRERERDRERERQRDRDDRRRGKGRSRSRDRRRSPDKSKSRDSRRGRRSRSRSGERERDHSKDGSSHAKRGRASEEPRRKKRSKSRGGSSSSSSSSSSSSSDSEGERGRQNKSRRSASPGSRKKTDSSREGEQSQKAKEKEKEKGSSASQERNQKSKSPERQKNHSKDKKYNSSPSTDDSD, encoded by the exons ATGGGGGTGAAAGCACAGCGCCCTCGCTGCTTCTTTGACATCGGCATCAGCAACGTTTTCG TTGGGAGAGTTGTTGTCGAGCTGTTCTCCGACGTGTGTCCGAAAACATGTGAAAACTTCCGCTGCCTCTGCACAG GGGAGAAAGGAGTTGGGAAGGGAACCCAAAAGCCACTGCATTACAAAGGATGCTTGTTCCACAGAATCGTAAAGGACTTTATGATTCAAGGGGGAGACTTCAGTGAAG GCAACGGCAGAGGTGGTGAATCTATTTATGGGGGATTCTTTGAAG ATGAAAGCTTTTCTGTCAAACACAATAAGGAATACCTCTTGTCTATGGCAAACAGAGGCAAGGATACCAATGGATCACAGTTTTTCAT AACAACAAAACCTACACCTCACCTGGATGG TGTTCACGTGGTCTTTGGTCAAGTAATCTCCGGCCAGGAGGTGATTAAGACCATTGAAAGTCAGAAGACAGATGCCAGCAGTCGGCCCTACGCTGAAGTGAAAGTGCTCAACTGTGGGGAGCTTATTCCAAAATCTAAAG CtaaaaaacaggagaagaaaAGGCGCAAGTCGtcgtcctccagctccagcgaGGACTCCAGTGACTCGGACTCGTCGGCTGACTCCTCCTCCGACTCGGAAGGCGAGTCCGAGAAGGAGTCCAAGAAGCGCAAGAAGAAGCACAAGAAAGAgtccaagaagaagaagaaggagagaaagcagaagaagaaggacAAAAAGGG CTCGGAGGAGGACAGCGAAGAGGAGAAGGGCGAGGCGGAGCCTGTTTCCACGGTGCGACCCGAGGAGATCCCGCCCATCCCGGAGAACAGGTTCCTCATGAGGCGGAGcccccagctgcagcagaaggaggaggtgatggggaaggagaaggagaagaagaaggagaaaccCAGGGAGAG CACCATGTTCAACTCCCAGCAGTCGTCGTACCAGAGAAGACTTCTGGTGACGAGGTCTGGCAGGAAGATTAAAGGAAGAGGGCCAAGG CGCTACCGGACTCCGTCGCGCTCCAGGTCCAGATCGAGGGACCGGTTCCGGCGCAGCGAGACGCCTCCGCACTGGCGCCAGGAGATGCAGCGGGCCCAGCGGATGAGGGCTCCCAGCGGAGAGCGCTGGATCAAGGGAGACAA GAGTGACCAAATGGAAGGCAAAAATGAAACCGCAAAGCCcccagtgagagggagggagaggaagacctCTGAGAACAAGCAGGAGGCTCCCGACAGCCCCGGCCGAAACCGCGAGAAAGAGAAGAAGGGCCGCTCCCACCGCTCTAAGAGCAAAGAGAAGGACGGCCAGAAGACGGCCGACAAGGAGGAGAAGCACGACAAACACAAGGCCAAGAAGAAGGCCAAGTCCCGCAGCCGGAGCCGGAGCAAAGAGAAGAGCGGCAAGTCAAGGAGCAGGGAGCGGGACGGCAAGCACGGCAAGGCCGAGGAGAGGAGGGCCCGCTCCCGGAGCAAGGACAGAAACCACACCAAAGGGAAGGAGAAGGCAGCCGAGTCCGCAGCAAAGGAGAGGGAGAATAGCAAAAGCAAGGAGAGGACCAAGCAGGCCGAGGCAGAGGGCAAGGAAAAGgacaaggagaaggagaaggacaaggacaaggacaaggacaaggacaaggacaaggacaaggacaaagagaaagagaaggagaaagacaaagacaaagagaaagagaaggagaaggacagggaggagaggaagggcaggaatggtgagaagcccagGGCAAAGTCCAGGAGCAAGGAGCGGCACCGGAGGTCCCGCAGCAGGAGTAGGGAGAGGGGCAGGCGTGCCTCGTCccgggacagagacagagacagagacagagaccgggagagggagagggaccgGGAGCGGGAACGGCAGAGGGACCGGGACGACCGGCGGAGGGGCAAGGGCAGGTCCCGCAGCCGGGACAGGAGGCGGAGCCCGGACAAGAGCAAGAGCAGGGACTCCAGGAGGGGCAGACGGTCCCGGAGCAGGAGCGGCGAGCGCGAGCGTGACCACAGCAAGGACGGCTCCTCCCACGCCAAGCGCGGCCGGGCCAGCGAGGAGCCCCGCAGGAAGAAGAGGTCCAAGAGCcgcggcggcagcagcagcagtagcagcagcagcagcagcagcagctcagacagcGAGGGCGAGCGCGGCCGCCAAAACAAGAGCCGCCGCAGCGCCAGCCCCGGGTCCAGGAAGAAGACGGACAGCAGCAGGGAAGGAGAGCAGTCTCAAAAGgccaaggagaaggagaaggaaaagggGTCGTCTGCCAGCCAGGAGAGGAACCAAAAGTCAAAGAgcccagagagacagaagaaccACAGCAAGGACAAGAAGTACAACTCCAGCCCGAGCACAGACGACAGCGATTGA
- the ppig gene encoding peptidyl-prolyl cis-trans isomerase G isoform X1, producing MGVKAQRPRCFFDIGISNVFVGRVVVELFSDVCPKTCENFRCLCTGEKGVGKGTQKPLHYKGCLFHRIVKDFMIQGGDFSEGNGRGGESIYGGFFEDESFSVKHNKEYLLSMANRGKDTNGSQFFITTKPTPHLDGVHVVFGQVISGQEVIKTIESQKTDASSRPYAEVKVLNCGELIPKSKAKKQEKKRRKSSSSSSSEDSSDSDSSADSSSDSEGESEKESKKRKKKHKKESKKKKKERKQKKKDKKGSEEDSEEEKGEAEPVSTVRPEEIPPIPENRFLMRRSPQLQQKEEVMGKEKEKKKEKPRESSTMFNSQQSSYQRRLLVTRSGRKIKGRGPRRYRTPSRSRSRSRDRFRRSETPPHWRQEMQRAQRMRAPSGERWIKGDKSDQMEGKNETAKPPVRGRERKTSENKQEAPDSPGRNREKEKKGRSHRSKSKEKDGQKTADKEEKHDKHKAKKKAKSRSRSRSKEKSGKSRSRERDGKHGKAEERRARSRSKDRNHTKGKEKAAESAAKERENSKSKERTKQAEAEGKEKDKEKEKDKDKDKDKDKDKDKDKEKEKEKDKDKEKEKEKDREERKGRNGEKPRAKSRSKERHRRSRSRSRERGRRASSRDRDRDRDRDRERERDRERERQRDRDDRRRGKGRSRSRDRRRSPDKSKSRDSRRGRRSRSRSGERERDHSKDGSSHAKRGRASEEPRRKKRSKSRGGSSSSSSSSSSSSSDSEGERGRQNKSRRSASPGSRKKTDSSREGEQSQKAKEKEKEKGSSASQERNQKSKSPERQKNHSKDKKYNSSPSTDDSD from the exons ATGGGGGTGAAAGCACAGCGCCCTCGCTGCTTCTTTGACATCGGCATCAGCAACGTTTTCG TTGGGAGAGTTGTTGTCGAGCTGTTCTCCGACGTGTGTCCGAAAACATGTGAAAACTTCCGCTGCCTCTGCACAG GGGAGAAAGGAGTTGGGAAGGGAACCCAAAAGCCACTGCATTACAAAGGATGCTTGTTCCACAGAATCGTAAAGGACTTTATGATTCAAGGGGGAGACTTCAGTGAAG GCAACGGCAGAGGTGGTGAATCTATTTATGGGGGATTCTTTGAAG ATGAAAGCTTTTCTGTCAAACACAATAAGGAATACCTCTTGTCTATGGCAAACAGAGGCAAGGATACCAATGGATCACAGTTTTTCAT AACAACAAAACCTACACCTCACCTGGATGG TGTTCACGTGGTCTTTGGTCAAGTAATCTCCGGCCAGGAGGTGATTAAGACCATTGAAAGTCAGAAGACAGATGCCAGCAGTCGGCCCTACGCTGAAGTGAAAGTGCTCAACTGTGGGGAGCTTATTCCAAAATCTAAAG CtaaaaaacaggagaagaaaAGGCGCAAGTCGtcgtcctccagctccagcgaGGACTCCAGTGACTCGGACTCGTCGGCTGACTCCTCCTCCGACTCGGAAGGCGAGTCCGAGAAGGAGTCCAAGAAGCGCAAGAAGAAGCACAAGAAAGAgtccaagaagaagaagaaggagagaaagcagaagaagaaggacAAAAAGGG CTCGGAGGAGGACAGCGAAGAGGAGAAGGGCGAGGCGGAGCCTGTTTCCACGGTGCGACCCGAGGAGATCCCGCCCATCCCGGAGAACAGGTTCCTCATGAGGCGGAGcccccagctgcagcagaaggaggaggtgatggggaaggagaaggagaagaagaaggagaaaccCAGGGAGAG CAGCACCATGTTCAACTCCCAGCAGTCGTCGTACCAGAGAAGACTTCTGGTGACGAGGTCTGGCAGGAAGATTAAAGGAAGAGGGCCAAGG CGCTACCGGACTCCGTCGCGCTCCAGGTCCAGATCGAGGGACCGGTTCCGGCGCAGCGAGACGCCTCCGCACTGGCGCCAGGAGATGCAGCGGGCCCAGCGGATGAGGGCTCCCAGCGGAGAGCGCTGGATCAAGGGAGACAA GAGTGACCAAATGGAAGGCAAAAATGAAACCGCAAAGCCcccagtgagagggagggagaggaagacctCTGAGAACAAGCAGGAGGCTCCCGACAGCCCCGGCCGAAACCGCGAGAAAGAGAAGAAGGGCCGCTCCCACCGCTCTAAGAGCAAAGAGAAGGACGGCCAGAAGACGGCCGACAAGGAGGAGAAGCACGACAAACACAAGGCCAAGAAGAAGGCCAAGTCCCGCAGCCGGAGCCGGAGCAAAGAGAAGAGCGGCAAGTCAAGGAGCAGGGAGCGGGACGGCAAGCACGGCAAGGCCGAGGAGAGGAGGGCCCGCTCCCGGAGCAAGGACAGAAACCACACCAAAGGGAAGGAGAAGGCAGCCGAGTCCGCAGCAAAGGAGAGGGAGAATAGCAAAAGCAAGGAGAGGACCAAGCAGGCCGAGGCAGAGGGCAAGGAAAAGgacaaggagaaggagaaggacaaggacaaggacaaggacaaggacaaggacaaggacaaggacaaagagaaagagaaggagaaagacaaagacaaagagaaagagaaggagaaggacagggaggagaggaagggcaggaatggtgagaagcccagGGCAAAGTCCAGGAGCAAGGAGCGGCACCGGAGGTCCCGCAGCAGGAGTAGGGAGAGGGGCAGGCGTGCCTCGTCccgggacagagacagagacagagacagagaccgggagagggagagggaccgGGAGCGGGAACGGCAGAGGGACCGGGACGACCGGCGGAGGGGCAAGGGCAGGTCCCGCAGCCGGGACAGGAGGCGGAGCCCGGACAAGAGCAAGAGCAGGGACTCCAGGAGGGGCAGACGGTCCCGGAGCAGGAGCGGCGAGCGCGAGCGTGACCACAGCAAGGACGGCTCCTCCCACGCCAAGCGCGGCCGGGCCAGCGAGGAGCCCCGCAGGAAGAAGAGGTCCAAGAGCcgcggcggcagcagcagcagtagcagcagcagcagcagcagcagctcagacagcGAGGGCGAGCGCGGCCGCCAAAACAAGAGCCGCCGCAGCGCCAGCCCCGGGTCCAGGAAGAAGACGGACAGCAGCAGGGAAGGAGAGCAGTCTCAAAAGgccaaggagaaggagaaggaaaagggGTCGTCTGCCAGCCAGGAGAGGAACCAAAAGTCAAAGAgcccagagagacagaagaaccACAGCAAGGACAAGAAGTACAACTCCAGCCCGAGCACAGACGACAGCGATTGA
- the klhl41a gene encoding kelch-like protein 41a: MDLKSMKEDLRLYQSTLLQDGLKELLNENRFVDCTLKVEDRSLPCHRLIMAACSPYFRELFFSDDGKEEEGNQEIVLENVDPATMEMIVNYLYSAEIDLTDENVQDVFAVANRFQIPSVFTVCVNYLQRKLSLSNCLAIFRLGLVLNCPRLAVAARDYIADRFETLAKEEDFLQLGPHELFALIGGDSLNVEKEEVVFEALMKWVRCDKEQRAKTLSDAFECIRFRLLPEKYFKEKVEKDDIIKADPELMKKVQVIKDAFAGKLPEKTKKKGESGEEGEGEDLLPGYLNDNRRHGMYTKDLILMINDTAAVAYDANENECFLASMAEQIPRNHVSLTSKKNELYVLGGLFVDDENKEAPLQCYFYQLDSLGSDWIALPPMPSPRCLFGMGEYENLLFAVAGKDLQTDESLESVMCYDIGKMKWNETKKLPLRLHGHCVVSQYGLVYCIGGKTDDNKAINKMFAYNHKQSEWRELAAMKTPRAMFGAVIHNGKIVVVGGVNEEGLTAGCEVYDFGTNKWEAFPEFPQERSSINLVSSGGSLYAVGGFAMVQMENKECVPTEVTDVWQYEEDKKQWSGMLREMRYASGATCVSMRLNVTKMPKL, translated from the exons ATGGATCTGAAAAGCATGAAGGAAGACCTGCGGCTCTACCAGAGCACCCTGCTCCAGGACGGCCTGAAGGAGCTCCTGAATGAGAACAGGTTTGTGGACTGCACCCTCAAAGTGGAGGACCGCAGCTTGCCCTGCCACAGGCTCATCATGGCTGCCTGCAGCCCCTACTTCAGGGAGCTCTTCTTCTCTGACGAcgggaaagaggaggagggaaaccAGGAGATTGTCCTGGAGAACGTGGACCCCGCGACCATGGAAATGATCGTTAACTACCTGTACTCGGCGGAGATCGACCTCACCGACGAGAACGTCCAGGACGTGTTTGCCGTGGCCAACCGCTTTCAGATCCCCTCCGTGTTCACGGTGTGTGTGAACTACCTGCAGAGGAAGCTCTCCCTGTCCAACTGCCTGGCCATATTCCGGTTGGGGCTGGTCCTCAACTGCCCTCGGCTGGCAGTGGCTGCCCGGGACTATATCGCTGACCGCTTCGAGACCCTGGCCAAGGAGGAGGACTTCCTCCAGCTGGGTCCCCACGAGCTCTTTGCCCTCATCGGCGGGGATTCCCTGAatgtggagaaggaggaggtggtgtTCGAGGCTCTGATGAAGTGGGTCCGCTGCGACAAGGAGCAGCGGGCCAAGACCCTGAGCGACGCCTTCGAATGCATCCGCTTCCGCCTGCTCCCAGAGAAGTACTTcaaggagaaggtggagaaggaCGACATCATCAAGGCCGACCCAGAGCTCATGAAGAAGGTCCAGGTCATCAAGGACGCCTTTGCCGGGAAGCTCCCCGAGAAGACCAAGAAGAAGGGCGAGTccggggaggagggagagggcgagGACTTGCTGCCCGGCTACCTGAACGACAACCGCAGGCACGGTATGTACACCAAGGACCTGATCCTGATGATCAACGACACGGCTGCGGTGGCTTATGACGCCAACGAGAATGAGTGCTTCCTGGCCTCCATGGCCGAACAGATCCCACGGAACCACGTCAGCCTGACCTCGAAGAAAAACGAGCTCTATGTCCTCGGGGGCTTGTTTGTGGATGACGAAAACAAAGAAGCCCCATTGCAGTGCTACTTCTACCAG CTGGATAGTCTAGGCTCTGATTGGATCGCCCTCCCTCCCATGCCATCCCCCAGATGTCTGTTCGGTATGGGAGAGTACGAAAACCTCCTCTTCGCAGTGGCTGGAAAAGACCTCCAAACTGACGAGTCGCTGGAATCTGTCATGTGTTATGACATTGG AAAAATGAAGTGGAACGAGACCAAAAAGCTGCCGTTGCGGCTCCACGGGCACTGCGTGGTCTCCCAGTATGGGCTCGTGTACTGCATCGGTGGAAAGACAGATGACAA CAAAGCCATCAACAAGATGTTCGCCTACAACCACAAGCAGTCGGAATGGAGGGAGCTGGCTGCTATGAAAACGCCAAGGGCAATGTTCGGAGCGGTCATTCACAACGGGAAGATCGTGGTGGTCGGAGGGGTCAATGAAGAGGGCCTCACGGCCGGGTGTGAAGTCTACGACTTTGGAACCAACAA GTGGGAAGCCTTCCCAGAGTTCCCCCAGGAGAGGAGCTCAATCAACCTGGTCAGCAGTGGAGGCAGTTTGTATGCTGTCGGAGGCTTTGCCATGGTCCAAATGGAGAACAAAGAATGTGTCCCCACAGAGGTCACAGATGTCTGGCA GTACGAGGAGGACAAGAAGCAGTGGAGCGGGATGCTGAGGGAGATGCGCTACGCGTCGGGGGCCACCTGCGTCTCCATGCGGCTCAACGTCACCAAGATGCCCAAACTCTAA
- the fastkd1 gene encoding FAST kinase domain-containing protein 1, mitochondrial: MALFRLRALRLWPRLCRHLHGRPATQDQVMEQLSACVSEDQLFDVVGKNKAKLSVGHVDRAVSMLWQLQKERPQMLRTVEQVRAHPQFLTLRVLAENKIALMDDATVVDMLYNVLRLSVEHHDSLVQQLVTEAWNRLDSLQMPLLSKFSVCLSDQHLQHSPLMGQITDILSQKLDTIQDARVLSTLMISVSPLVSSRLRDILLEKADTLLDTMDPSHYNNPRRVVQFLRNIRHTCRPLLEKCNRIFLLNVASLDAENIGMILGLYQSLQFNNCDFRLAAKQRLTELVDSSTDATSFTKLFAALGPMASQETRDGLESAALLLADDLNTQQTLAMVETLEEIQSRNLQLISKIASVIHRNLAVYKPAEVARVTMALILLHYQNPELFAKLRNVLERHLQVSIFPSEVALLTRVLAMLPYPRLDEAAAARAAAMLPQCSLTDLHSFAGAIARWARNDPSHRHSTPGRYVRLLQTLNRCGLERLRKADRLDLLLEETRYVAGEWFEEVLLEETVETLLRLREQVSWTNVPEMALFLTKTNHVCTPLLDRVADVTVENVDKIHHSATYAILLPFSVLNYDPPRADEFFDTCIQHFTPHISSFDPHLLVLLAYSLALAECFPPELIREIFSVDFLAKLDCQLETMPDALNMRVRLRLMELNRAVCLECPEFQVPWFHERYCQQLQRRGNGSVSPIQQQIHKMLGDVLGGINYARVAVRTPYFYTVDFECVLDRHGQPVPYVEPSHLHISEEGKVHWWPSSAEKDRTELPPGAQRIAVDFLDSRSFCKNSRHMKGEAMMRKRHLEILGYHVTQIPHFEWNSMELSTTDAWKDYLRKKIFAVLP; the protein is encoded by the exons ATGGCTTTGTTCCGGCTGCGGGCTCTGAGGCTCTGGCCCCGGCTATGCAGGCACCTCCACGGACGCCCGGCGACGCAGGACCAGGTCATGGAGCAGCTCAGCGCCTGTGTCAGCGAGGACCAGCTGTTCGACGTGGTGGGCAAGAACAAGGCCAAGCTGTCGGTGGGCCACGTGGACCGGGCCGTGAGCATGCTGTGGCAGCTGCAGAAGGAGAGGCCGCAGATGCTGCGGACGGTGGAGCAGGTCAGGGCCCACCCGCAGTTCCTCACCCTCCGCGTGCTGGCCGAGAACAAGATCGCCCTCATGGACGACGCCACCGTGGTCGACATGCTGTACAACGTCCTCAG GCTCAGTGTGGAACACCACGACTCTCTTGTACAGCAGCTGGTTACAGAAGCCTGGAATCGGTTAGACAG tcttCAGATGCCATTGCTGTCCAAGTTTTCTGTGTGCTTGAGTGATCAGCATTTGCAGCATAGTCCCTTGATGGGGCaaataactgacattttaaGTCAGAAACTCGACACAATTCAAGATGCCAG GGTCCTTTCTACCCTGATGATCAGCGTATCCCCTCTGGTTTCCTCTCGCCTGCGGGACATCCTCCTTGAGAAGGCGGACACCCTCCTGGACACCATGGACCCCTCCCATTACAACAACCCGAGGAGGGTGGTCCAGTTTCTGCGCAACATCAGGCACAcctgtcgccccctgctggagaagtGCAACCGCATCTTCCTGCTCAACGTAGCCAGCCTGGATGCCGAGAACATCGGCATGATCCTCGGCCTCTATCAGTCCCTGCAGTTCAACAACTGCGACTTCCGCCTGGCTGCCAAGCAGAGGCTGACCGAGCTGGTGGACTCCAGCACCGACGCGACCTCCTTCACCAAGCTCTTCGCCGCCCTCGGACCCATGGCCAGCCAGGAGACCAGAGACGG GTTGGAAAGTGCCGCACTCCTGTTGGCTGACGATCTGAACACCCAGCAGACACTGGCCATGGTAGAGACCCTGGAGGAGATTCAGAGCAGGAACCTGCAGCTGATAAGCAA GATCGCCTCGGTCATCCATAGGAACCTGGCCGTGTACAAACCTGCGGAGGTGGCCAGGGTTACGATGGCCCTGATCCTGCTGCACTACCAGAACCCGGAGCTGTTCGCCAAGCTGAGGAACGTCCTGGAACG TCACCTGCAGGTCAGCATCTTCCCCTCGGAGGTGGCCTTGCTGACGCGGGTCCTGGCCATGCTGCCGTACCCGCGGCTGGACGAGGCGGCGGCGGCGCGGGCGGCGGCCATGCTGCCGCAGTGCAGCCTGACCGACCTGCACAGCTTCGCCGGGGCCATCGCCCGGTGGGCGCGCAACGACCCCTCCCACCGGCACAGCACGCCCGGCCGCTACGTGCGGCTGCTGCAGACGCTGAACCGCTGCGGCCTGGAACGCCTGCGCAAGGCCGACCGGCTCGACCTCCTGCTGGAGGAGACGCGCTACGTGGCCGGGGAGTGGTTCGAGGAGGTGCTCCTGGAGGAGACCGTGGAGACCCTCCTCCGGCTGCGAGAGCAGGTGTCCTGGACCAACGTGCCTGAGATGGCCCTCTTCCTGACCAAGACCAACCACGTCTGCACCCCGCTGCTGGACCGCGTGGCGGACGTCACCGTGGAGAACGTAGACAAG ATACACCACTCAGCAACATACGCCATTCTGCTACCTTTCTCTGTACTGAACTACGATCCCCCGAGAGCAGATGAGTTTTTCGACACCTGTATCCAGCACTTCACTCCTCATATCA GTTCCTTTGACCCCCACCTGCTGGTGCTGTTGGCCTACTCCCTGGCTCTGGCTGAGTGTTTCCCTCCAGAGCTGATCCGGGAAATCTTCAGCGTGGATTTCCTGGCCAAGCTGGACTGCCAGCTAGAGA CCATGCCGGATGCCCTGAACATGCGGGTCCGTCTGCGTCTGATGGAGCTGAACCGGGCCGTGTGTCTGGAGTGCCCCGAGTTCCAGGTGCCCTGGTTCCACGAGCGCTACTGCCAGCAGCTGCAAAGAAGGG GCAATGGCTCCGTCAGTCCGATCCAGCAACAGATTCACAAAATGCTGGGAGACGTCCTCGGAGGGATTAATTATGCCAGAGTGGCTGTGCGCACTCCTTACTTCTATACAGTAG aCTTTGAGTGTGTGCTGGACAGACATGGGCAGCCGGTCCCTTACGTGGAGCCCAGCCACCTGCACATCTCAGAGGAGGGGAAAGTTCATTGGTGGCCAAGCTCTGCAGAGAAGGACAGGACTGAGCTGCCCCCAGGGGCACAGCG CATCGCTGTGGACTTCCTAGACTCCAGATCTTTCTGCAAGAACTCCCGACACATGAAAGGAGAAGCCATGATGAGGAAGAGGCACCTGGAGATTCTGGGGTACCACGTCACCCAG ATCCCTCACTTTGAATGGAATTCAATGGAGCTCTCCACTACAGACGCCTGGAAAGATTACCTGAGGAAAAAGATCTTTGCAGTGCTACCCTAA
- the phgdh gene encoding D-3-phosphoglycerate dehydrogenase, with the protein MAPVSIRRILISESVDPCCKKILQENGIQVTERQNMSKDELVAEIKDYDGLVVRSATKVTAEIINAADSLKIIGRAGTGVDNVDVNAATKNGIIVMNTPSGNTISAAELTCALIMSLSRHVPQAAMSMKAGNWDRKKFMGAELYGKILGIVGLGRIGKEVATRMQSFGMKTIGYDPITPPEVSASWGVEQMSLEELWPQCDYITVHTPLMPSTTGLLNDASFAKCKRGVKVVNCARGGIIDEAALLRALESGQCGGAGLDVFVEEPPKDRALVNHPCVISCPHLGASTREAQARCGQDIALQIVDMLKGKALVGAVNAQVLASTFSPESHQWIKLGEALGSVLRSCTTSKQPYGQVQVTTLGESLKNSSGFLGSAVVVGLLKDGSRSSPNLVNALTLAQETGITVTRNHGDGGQGQARGSCVVEVSTNGSSWKAIGSVQGDVPVLLELNGNVFRQPVPLLGNLLFFKAAANPQLLPDVTGVLAAAGVAVESFSASAARGGDQWCCVGLSSPLRDLGTLKPLVKEAVQLSL; encoded by the exons ATGGCCCCGGTTTCCATCAGACGGATTTTGATCAGTGAAAGTGTCGATCCCTGCTGCAAGAAGATTCTGCAAGAAAATGGCATTCAGGTCACGGAAAGGCAAAACATGAGCAAGGATGAGCTCGTCGCTGAAATTAAG GACTATGACGGTCTTGTTGTTCGATCTGCTACAAAAGTAACAGCCGAAATCATCAATGCGGCTGACAGCCTCAAGATAATCGGTAGAGCTGGGACCGGCGTTGACAACGTGGACGTGAATGCAGCCACAAAGAATGGCATTATCGTCATGAA CACTCCAAGTGGCAACACTATCAGTGCTGCGGAGCTGACATGTGCCCTAATAATGAGTCTCTCCAG GCACGTGCCACAGGCGGCCATGTCCATGAAGGCGGGGAACTGGGATCGTAAAAAG TTCATGGGCGCGGAGCTGTACGGCAAAATTCTTGGAATAGTTGGGCTCGGACGGATCGGGAAGGAAGTGGCCACCAGGATGCAGTCGTTTGGAATGAAG acCATTGGCTACGATCCCATCACCCCCCCTGAAGTCTCCGCCTCCTGGGGGGTGGAGCAGATGTCTCTGGAGGAGCTGTGGCCTCAGTGTGATTACATCACTGTGCACACCCCCCTAATGCCCTCCACAACAG GGCTGCTGAACGATGCCTCTTTTGCCAAGTGCAAGAGGGGAGTGAAGGTGGTGAACTGCGCCCGCGGGGGCATCATCGACGAGGCCGCGCTGCTCAGGGCGCTGGAGTCTGGCCAGTGCGGAGGCGCCGGTCTCGACGTGTTTGTTGAG GAGCCGCCTAAGGACCGCGCCTTGGTGAACCACCCCTGCGTGATCAGCTGCCCCCACCTGGGGGCCAGCACCCGGGAGGCACAGGCGCGCTGCGGACAGGACATCGCCCTGCAGATCGTCGACATGCTGAAGGGCAAGGCCCTGGTGGGGGCG GTGAACGCCCAGGTGCTGGCCAGTACATTCTCCCCCGAGTCCCACCAGTGGATCAAGCTGGGAGAGGCCCTGGGCTCGGTGCTGAGGTCATGCACCACTTCAAAACAACCCTATGGTCAAGTGCAGGTCACAACCCTCG GAGAATCCCTGAAGAATTCCTCTGGATTCCTGGGCTCAGCTGTTGTGGTGGGATTGCTGAAGGATGGCTCCAGGAGCAGCCCTAACCTGGTCAACGCCCTCACTCTGGCTCAGGAGACTGGAATCACG GTCACCAGAAACCATGGCGACGGAGGCCAAGGGCAGGCCCGGGGATCGTGCGTGGTGGAGGTCTCCACCAACGGGTCCAGCTGGAAGGCTATTGGCTCGGTCCAGGGGGACGTCCCCGTCCTTCTGGAGCTGAATGGCAACGTCTTCCGACAGCCTGTCCCTCTTCTCGGGAACCTGCTGTTCTTCAAGGCCGCTGCCAACCCCCAGCTCCTGCCCGACGTCACTG GTGTGCTGGCGGCCGCGGGCGTGGCGGTAGAGTCGTTCAGCGCCTCGGCGGCCCGCGGAGGGGACCAGTGGTGCTGCGTGGGGCTCTCCTCGCCCCTGAGGGACCTGGGCACCCTGAAGCCGCTGGTGAAAGAAGCCGTGCAGCTCTCCCTGTAG